TGGCAGGACGACCACTTTCCCGGGGGGAAATCATGCTCGTTCGCCGTTCCGTCGCCGCCCTGTCGGCCCTCACCCTGGCCGCCGGCGCGGTGGCCCTGCAGTCTCCCGCCCAGGCCCGCGGGGGTCACCACCCCGATCGCCCCACCGCGGCCGGCCCGACGGCCCACGGCTACGGCGGTGCCGTCAGCTCGGTCGATCGTGACGCCAGCCAGGTCGGACTCTCCGTCCTGAAGTCCGGCGGCAACGCGGCCGACGCCGCGGTGGCCACCGCCGCCGCACTCGGGGTCACCGAGCCCTACAGCGCCGGCGTCGGCGGAGGCGGCTACTTCGTGTTCCGCGACGGACGCACCGGCAAGGTCTCGACGATCGACGGCCGCGAGACCGCTCCCGCGGGCGTCACCCCCACCACGTTCTACGACCCGGCCACCAACCAGCCGCGCCCGTTCGCCGACCTGGTCTCCTCGGGCGTCTCCGTCGGCGTCCCCGGCACCGTGGCCACGTGGGACAAGGCGACCCGGCTGTTCGGCAAGCGCTCCCTCAAGCGGAACCTCGCGCCGGCCACGTCGCTGGCCGCCCGCGGCTTCACGGTCGACCAGACGTTCCAGAACCAGACCAAGGACAACGCGACGCGCTTCGCTGCATTCCCGGAGACCGCGCGGCTGTTCCTGCCGGGTGGCCAGCTGCCGGTCGTGGGCTCACGCTTCCGCAACCCTGATCTCGCGCGGACCTACTCCCTCATCGCGCGGCGCGGGCCGCAGGCGTTCTACCGCGGCGCGCTCGCCGAGGACATCGCCCGGACCGTCCAGGCTCCGCCCAAGAGCCCCGACACCACGCTGCCGGTGCCGCCCGGGTCGATGACCACGCGCGACCTCGCCGGCTACTCCGTACGCCTGCAGAAGCCCACGAAGGTGAACTACCGGGGGTACGACGTCTACGGGATGGCGCCCTCGTCGTCCGGCGGCATCGCCGTCGGTGAGGCGCTCAACATCCTGGAGAACCACCGTCTCGGCGGCGGCTCCCGGATCGGCCAGAGCCTGCACCTCTACCTCGAGGCGTCGGCACGGGCCTTCGCCGACCGTGCCGCCTACCTCGGCGACCCGGCGTTCGTCGACGTGCCCACGCGCACGCTGCTGAGCCAGCGGTTCGCCGACTCGCGCGACTGCACGATCGATCCGAACCAGGCGTCCACCCGTCCGGTCCCGGCGGGCGCGCTCGACGGCTCCGGCTGCGCCACGGCGTCCTTCGAGGAGATGCGCGACACCGAGAACGTCTCCACCACGCACCTCTCCGTGGTCGACCGGTGGGGCAACGCGGTGGCGTACACGCTCACGATCGAGCAGACCGGCGGATCGGGCATCACCGTCCCCGGTCGCGGGTTCCTGCTGAACAACGAGCTCACCGACTTCAGCACCACGTACGTCGCGATCGACCCGAACCGGATCGAGCCGGGCAAGCGCCCTCGCTCCTCGATGTCGCCCACGATCGTGACGAAGAACGGCCAGGTGCGGTTCGTGGTGGGCTCGCCCGGCGGCGCCACGATCATCACGACCGTGCTGCAGATCCTGATGAACCGGATCGACCTCGGCATGACCCTGCCCGAGGCGGTCGCGGCTCCGAGGGCGTCGCAGCGCAATGCGGCCACGACCCCGGCCGAGCCGGCGTTCATCGAGCAGTACGAGGACGACCTCGCGCCGTTCGGTCAGCGGCTCGTGCCCTCAGGTGACACGTTCACGTCGGCCGCGGAGATCGGCGCGGCAGCCACGATCGAGGTGGATCGCCGAGGCCTCATCACCGCGGCGGCCGAGCCGCAGCGCCGCGGGGGCGGCACGGCCCTGGTGGTGAAGCCGGTCCGTCGTCGCTGACGCTCAGGCCTGCGCCGCGGCCTTCATGTCGCGGCGCAGCTCGGGCGGCAGCGCGAAGATGAGCGACTCGTCGGCGGTGCGGACGGCCCTGGCGTTGCCGATGCCGCGATCGCCGAGGTAGCCGAGCACGTCCTGCACGAGGTCGTCGGGGACGGACGCGCCGGAGGTGACGCCCACCGTGCTGACGCCCTCGAGCCACGCCTCGTCGATCTCGGTGATGTCGTCGATGCGGTAGGACGCCTTGGCGCCGGCCTCGAGGGCGACCTCGACGAGGCGCACCGAGTTCGAGGAGTTCGCCGAGCCCACGACGATCACCAGATCGGCGTCCTTGGCGATCTCCTTCACCGCGACCTGGCGGTTCTGGGTGGCGTAGCAGATGTCGTCGCTGGGCGGATCCTCCAGCTGCGGGAACTTCTCGCGCAGCCGGCGGACGGTCTCCATGGTCTCGTCGACGCTCAGGGTGGTCTGGCTCAGCCAGCTCAGCCGGGTGCCCTCGGGGAACTCCAGCGCGGCCACGTCGTCGGGGTGCTCGACCAGGGTGATGTGCTCGGGGGCCTCGCCCGCGGTGCCCTCGACCTCCTCGTGACCGGCGTGGCCGATCAGCAGGATGCGGTAGCCGTCGGAGGCGAAGCGGCGTGCCTCGTGGTGCACCTTGGTCACCAGCGGGCAGGTGGCGTCGATCGTCTTGAGGCTGCGCTCGGACGCCTCGGCGTGGACGGCCGGCGAGACACCGTGGGCGCTGAAGACGACCGTGGCGCCGTGCGGCACCTCGTCGAGCTCCTCCACGAAGATCGCGCCGCGCGCCGCAAGGTCGTTGACCACGTGCTTGTTGTGCACGATCTGCTTGCGGACGTAGACCGGGGCGCCGTAGAGGTCGAGCGCCTTCTCGACGGTGATGACCGCTCGGTCGACGCCCGCGCAGTAACCGCGCGGGTCGGCCAACAGAACCTGGCCCGACGTTCCGGGCATGCCGAGATTGACCTGAGTGGACATGACGCCCAGCCTACCGACCCGCCGATGACGACCGCAGCGTCGGCGCCGCCTCATAGGGTGGGCGCATGGCCCTGGAGACGAGCGCGGACAACCCGGCTCCCCTGCGCTCCATCTCGTTGGCGCTGCAAGGCTGGATCGCGCGCCTCGGCGCGGTGTGGGTCGAGGCCGAGGTCGTGCAGCCGAAGCTGAGCGGCAACACGTACTACCTCACCCTGCGCGACCTCACGGCCACGATGAGCATCAGCGCCATCGCGTTCCGCGGCGTGATCGAGTCCAGCGCCACCCCCGTCACCGACGGCACCCGCGTGATCGTGCACGCCAAGCCGGAGTTCTACTCCCCGAACGGCCGCCTCTCGCTCAAGGTGCTGGAGATCCGCCCCACCGGCGAGGGCGAGCTGCTCGCGCAGCTCGAGCGGCGCCGTCAGCTGCTGGCCGCCGAGGGCCTGTTCGAGGCCCGTTGGAAGCGCCCGCTGCCGCTGCTGCCGCGCTCCATCGGGCTGGTCACCGGCAAGGGCTCGGCCGCCGAGCGCGACGTCCTGCAGAACGTGCACGACCGCTGGCCGGGCGCCTCGATCGTGGTGCGCCACGCACTGATGCAGGGGTCGCAGTCGGCGATGGCCGTCATCGGGGCCCTGCGCGAGCTCGACGCGGCCGAGCACGTCGACGTCATCGTCATCGCCCGCGGCGGAGGCTCGCTCGAGGACCTGCTCCCGTTCTCCGACGAGGCGCTCGTGCGGGCCGTCCACGGCGCCACCACTCCCGTCGTCAGCGCGATCGGGCACGAGCCCGACGTCCCCCTGCTCGACCTCGTCGCCGACCTGCGCGCCTCCACGCCCACCGACGCCGCGAAGCGCGTCGTGCCCCACGTGGGCGACGAGCTGGCCGGGCTGGCCGCCACGCGCGAACGAGCCAGGCAGGCGGTCTCCGCGCACCTGCACCGTGAGGCGGCGGGGCTCGCCGCCCTGCGCAGCCGTCCCGTGCTCCGCTCCCCCGCGGCCTTCGTCGACGCCCAGCAGGACGTGGTCTCCGCCCAGCGCGAGCGTGCCCGGCTGGCGATGCGCGCCCGGCTGAACCGGGCCCACGACGAGGTCGGCCACCACCTGGCCCGCGTCCGCGCCCTCTCGCCCCTGGCCACGATGCAGCGCGGCTACGCCGTCGCGCTCGACCCGTCGGGCCGTGCGGTCACGTCCATGGAGTCGCTCACCCCCGGCGACGACCTCGTCCTCCACCTCACCGACGGTCACGCCACCGTCCGCGTCACCGACCTGCAGGAGCACCCGCATGAGTGAACCCACGCCCACCGACCCGTCCGAGCTCTCGTACGAGCAGGCCCGCGACGAGCTGGTCTCGATCGTCCAGCGTCTCGAGACCGGGGGCACCACCCTCGAGGAGTCGCTGGCGCTGTGGGAGCGCGGCGAGGCGCTCGCGGAGGCGTGCCAGCGCTGGCTCGACGGCGCGCGCGCCCGGGTGGAGCCGGGTCAGGACGCGAAGGGCTCCAGCGACGCCACGTAGTCCTCCACCACGGGGCGCTCGGCACCGCTGGTCACCACCACGAGGTCCGTGCCCACCACCGCGCCGAAGGTGACGGCGTCGTCGGGGCCGGAGAACACCTGCCACGTGGTGCCGGCGATCTTCTGCTCGCCGTCGGGCTTGCTGCCGGCCGCGCGGTCCTCCACGAGCCGGGGCAGGTCGTCGGCCTCGCCGATCCGCTGCGTCAGGCCCACGTACTCGCCCTCGTCCGTGACCACGTTCAGCTGCCAGCGGTCGTCGATGAGCTCCGCCCGCGTGGCGCGCCAACGCTCGGGCAGCTCAGTGGGCACGAGGGGCACGAACCCGGCGCGCACCTCCACGCCCGACGCGGCACCGCGCCAGTCGACCTCGGAGGTGGGGTTGTCGGGCGTCTCGGTGAACAGCCGCCCGACCAGCCACAGGCCCAGCACGATGGCACCGAGCACGAGCACCGAGCGCACCACGTCGCCCATCGCCGGATTGCCGCGCGAATACCCGCTCATCGTGCTCCTGTCGTGCCGGAAGGACCGTTCGGTCGCGCTGGCCAGCCTAGCCTTCGAGCCCGATAGGATGACCGCGTGGACCGACTGAAGCCCGCTGAGGCCGCCCCCGACCGCAACCTCGCCCTGGACCTCGTCCGGGTGACCGAAGCCGGGGCCATGGCCGCCGGCCGTTGGGTCGGGCGAGGCGACAAGAACGGAGCCGACGGGGTCGCGGTCAACGCGATGCGGTCGATGATCAACACCGTCGAGATGGACGGCGTCGTGGTGATCGGCGAGGGCGAGAAGGACGACGCGCCCATGCTCTACAACGGCGAGCGCGTCGGCGACGGCACGGGCCCGGAATGCGACGTCGCGGTCGACCCGATCGACGGCACCACCCTCACGGCCAAGAGCCTGCCCAACGCCATCTCGGTCATGGCCGTCGCGCCGCGCGGCTCGATGTACGACCCCTCCGCCGTCTTCTACATGGAGAAGCTCATCGCCGGCCCC
This genomic interval from Aeromicrobium choanae contains the following:
- the xseA gene encoding exodeoxyribonuclease VII large subunit, giving the protein MALETSADNPAPLRSISLALQGWIARLGAVWVEAEVVQPKLSGNTYYLTLRDLTATMSISAIAFRGVIESSATPVTDGTRVIVHAKPEFYSPNGRLSLKVLEIRPTGEGELLAQLERRRQLLAAEGLFEARWKRPLPLLPRSIGLVTGKGSAAERDVLQNVHDRWPGASIVVRHALMQGSQSAMAVIGALRELDAAEHVDVIVIARGGGSLEDLLPFSDEALVRAVHGATTPVVSAIGHEPDVPLLDLVADLRASTPTDAAKRVVPHVGDELAGLAATRERARQAVSAHLHREAAGLAALRSRPVLRSPAAFVDAQQDVVSAQRERARLAMRARLNRAHDEVGHHLARVRALSPLATMQRGYAVALDPSGRAVTSMESLTPGDDLVLHLTDGHATVRVTDLQEHPHE
- a CDS encoding DUF4245 domain-containing protein; translation: MSGYSRGNPAMGDVVRSVLVLGAIVLGLWLVGRLFTETPDNPTSEVDWRGAASGVEVRAGFVPLVPTELPERWRATRAELIDDRWQLNVVTDEGEYVGLTQRIGEADDLPRLVEDRAAGSKPDGEQKIAGTTWQVFSGPDDAVTFGAVVGTDLVVVTSGAERPVVEDYVASLEPFAS
- a CDS encoding 4-hydroxy-3-methylbut-2-enyl diphosphate reductase, yielding MSTQVNLGMPGTSGQVLLADPRGYCAGVDRAVITVEKALDLYGAPVYVRKQIVHNKHVVNDLAARGAIFVEELDEVPHGATVVFSAHGVSPAVHAEASERSLKTIDATCPLVTKVHHEARRFASDGYRILLIGHAGHEEVEGTAGEAPEHITLVEHPDDVAALEFPEGTRLSWLSQTTLSVDETMETVRRLREKFPQLEDPPSDDICYATQNRQVAVKEIAKDADLVIVVGSANSSNSVRLVEVALEAGAKASYRIDDITEIDEAWLEGVSTVGVTSGASVPDDLVQDVLGYLGDRGIGNARAVRTADESLIFALPPELRRDMKAAAQA
- a CDS encoding exodeoxyribonuclease VII small subunit; amino-acid sequence: MSEPTPTDPSELSYEQARDELVSIVQRLETGGTTLEESLALWERGEALAEACQRWLDGARARVEPGQDAKGSSDAT
- the ggt gene encoding gamma-glutamyltransferase; amino-acid sequence: MLVRRSVAALSALTLAAGAVALQSPAQARGGHHPDRPTAAGPTAHGYGGAVSSVDRDASQVGLSVLKSGGNAADAAVATAAALGVTEPYSAGVGGGGYFVFRDGRTGKVSTIDGRETAPAGVTPTTFYDPATNQPRPFADLVSSGVSVGVPGTVATWDKATRLFGKRSLKRNLAPATSLAARGFTVDQTFQNQTKDNATRFAAFPETARLFLPGGQLPVVGSRFRNPDLARTYSLIARRGPQAFYRGALAEDIARTVQAPPKSPDTTLPVPPGSMTTRDLAGYSVRLQKPTKVNYRGYDVYGMAPSSSGGIAVGEALNILENHRLGGGSRIGQSLHLYLEASARAFADRAAYLGDPAFVDVPTRTLLSQRFADSRDCTIDPNQASTRPVPAGALDGSGCATASFEEMRDTENVSTTHLSVVDRWGNAVAYTLTIEQTGGSGITVPGRGFLLNNELTDFSTTYVAIDPNRIEPGKRPRSSMSPTIVTKNGQVRFVVGSPGGATIITTVLQILMNRIDLGMTLPEAVAAPRASQRNAATTPAEPAFIEQYEDDLAPFGQRLVPSGDTFTSAAEIGAAATIEVDRRGLITAAAEPQRRGGGTALVVKPVRRR